The following proteins are co-located in the Sporolactobacillus pectinivorans genome:
- a CDS encoding bifunctional transcriptional activator/DNA repair enzyme AdaA, which produces MTTEKNVRESTVSDEEWKAVSENDKAYDGCFFYAVKTTRIFCRPSCKSRLPKKENVAIFRSAEDALDAGYRPCKRCRPAGDIVPNDEWTQQIKDYIDANYRENLTLNKISEECHGSPFHLHRTFKKISGMTPLDYLLRVRIDKAIWHLRHSDKSVIEIGRLVGIGNPAQFATTFKENLPIGKPLGEDRGLVALIL; this is translated from the coding sequence ATGACGACAGAAAAAAATGTCAGAGAGAGCACGGTATCAGATGAAGAGTGGAAAGCCGTCTCGGAAAATGACAAGGCTTATGATGGGTGTTTTTTTTACGCGGTGAAAACGACAAGAATTTTCTGCCGCCCTTCCTGTAAGTCGCGATTGCCAAAAAAGGAGAATGTAGCAATTTTCCGATCAGCTGAAGATGCGCTGGATGCGGGTTACCGCCCGTGCAAACGCTGCAGACCGGCAGGTGACATTGTCCCAAATGACGAATGGACACAGCAGATCAAGGATTACATTGACGCGAACTACAGAGAGAATCTGACATTAAATAAAATTTCGGAGGAGTGTCACGGAAGTCCGTTCCACTTGCACAGAACGTTTAAAAAAATAAGCGGAATGACGCCGCTGGACTATCTTCTACGGGTGCGCATCGATAAAGCAATATGGCATCTCCGGCACTCGGATAAAAGCGTTATCGAGATCGGCAGACTTGTGGGGATCGGGAATCCCGCCCAGTTTGCCACGACTTTTAAAGAAAACTTGCCGATTGGCAAGCCTTTAGGCGAAGACAGAGGCTTAGTTGCGCTTATACTATAA
- a CDS encoding alpha/beta fold hydrolase, with amino-acid sequence MDFEGRDKPILLCLHGHFGNAAAFAQLAEKLPDWHVYSLDQRGHGWSQHAEDGYGYRREDYIQDVLNFMDKVLQNKPVVILGHSLGGVNAYQAAARRKNPVHGLIIEDIGAVVNDDLSFARSIVDSTPTLSALGESLKKFGINDYRYFIESAYENESGWHFRFDKENLPVSQSHLNGDWWTDFLATDCPAFLLHGKHSHVVSDEQIIEMAKKRKNTTYQFFEKSNHTIHDCEPRAFNEAVSNFLRQI; translated from the coding sequence TTGGATTTCGAAGGGAGAGATAAACCAATACTATTATGCTTGCATGGCCACTTTGGTAACGCCGCCGCATTTGCGCAACTCGCAGAAAAATTACCTGACTGGCATGTCTATAGTCTTGACCAAAGAGGCCATGGATGGAGTCAGCACGCAGAAGATGGTTATGGTTATCGGAGGGAAGATTATATTCAGGATGTATTAAATTTTATGGACAAAGTGCTGCAAAATAAACCGGTTGTCATCCTCGGACATTCATTGGGCGGTGTAAACGCCTATCAGGCAGCGGCAAGAAGAAAAAATCCTGTTCATGGATTAATCATTGAGGACATTGGGGCAGTCGTTAATGATGACCTGTCTTTTGCCCGCTCCATCGTTGATTCCACGCCGACATTAAGCGCGCTCGGAGAAAGTTTGAAGAAATTTGGAATCAATGATTACCGCTACTTTATTGAAAGTGCGTATGAAAATGAATCAGGTTGGCACTTTCGATTTGATAAAGAAAATCTTCCCGTTTCCCAAAGTCATTTAAATGGTGATTGGTGGACAGATTTTCTCGCAACAGATTGTCCTGCATTTTTACTGCATGGTAAACATTCACATGTTGTTTCTGATGAACAAATCATCGAAATGGCGAAAAAGCGTAAAAACACAACCTATCAATTCTTTGAAAAAAGCAACCACACCATTCATGACTGTGAGCCGCGAGCTTTTAACGAGGCTGTTTCAAATTTTTTAAGACAAATTTAA
- the tyrS gene encoding tyrosine--tRNA ligase, giving the protein MNEWEALSFSKREEIEEQFEVLSRGTEQIIPDNGLKEKLITSIASETPLRVKLGLDPSAPDVHIGHTVVLHKLRQFQQFGHIVQLVIGDFTGRIGDPTGKSVTRKQLTDEEVKANAKTYFKQFSKVIDMEKATVNYNSTWLAPLHFADVIRLASKTTVARMLERDDFEKRYHAGQSIAIHEFFYPLMQAYDSVALKSDIELGGTDQTFNLLMGRHLQESYGLDKQVVMTIPLLEGLDGIKKMSKSLGNYIGIDDDPESMFGKAMSIPDPLMIKYFALATDLSANVLEKIKTALSDGSLHPRDAKLKLAWTLVRMYHGQSEANKSKINFLSVFQEHALPEHVEEVPLQISQEKIWIIDLLVTRLQLFKTNGEARRMILAGGIKINQEKINDVHLVFKPEDGMIIQVGKRRFIKIRC; this is encoded by the coding sequence ATGAATGAATGGGAAGCTTTATCTTTTTCAAAAAGGGAAGAAATCGAAGAACAATTCGAAGTACTGAGTCGGGGAACTGAACAAATTATTCCGGATAATGGTTTAAAAGAAAAATTAATCACATCAATTGCTTCCGAAACTCCGCTTCGCGTAAAACTTGGACTGGATCCTTCAGCTCCTGATGTACACATTGGTCATACAGTAGTGTTGCATAAGCTGCGTCAATTTCAGCAGTTCGGCCATATCGTCCAGCTTGTGATCGGTGATTTCACAGGAAGAATTGGTGATCCAACGGGAAAATCGGTTACACGCAAACAGCTGACCGATGAGGAAGTCAAAGCAAATGCCAAAACATATTTTAAACAGTTCAGCAAAGTGATTGATATGGAAAAAGCAACAGTTAACTACAATTCGACATGGCTTGCGCCGCTTCACTTTGCAGATGTGATCCGACTGGCTTCAAAAACAACCGTCGCCAGGATGTTGGAGCGCGATGATTTTGAGAAGCGGTACCATGCAGGTCAATCCATCGCCATTCATGAATTCTTCTACCCGCTCATGCAAGCCTATGACTCCGTTGCCTTAAAGTCGGACATTGAACTGGGCGGAACTGATCAAACATTTAATTTATTAATGGGAAGGCACTTGCAGGAAAGCTATGGTCTGGACAAACAAGTGGTGATGACGATTCCCTTGCTTGAAGGCCTGGACGGGATCAAGAAAATGTCAAAGTCTCTTGGAAATTACATCGGCATCGATGACGACCCGGAAAGTATGTTTGGCAAAGCGATGTCCATTCCGGATCCTCTAATGATAAAATATTTCGCTCTTGCTACAGATTTGTCTGCAAATGTTTTGGAAAAAATAAAAACTGCTTTAAGCGACGGTTCTCTTCATCCAAGGGATGCAAAATTAAAACTGGCCTGGACGCTTGTCAGAATGTACCACGGACAATCTGAAGCAAATAAATCCAAAATAAATTTTCTTTCGGTTTTTCAAGAACATGCCCTCCCAGAACATGTTGAAGAGGTTCCGTTACAGATAAGCCAGGAAAAAATCTGGATTATCGATTTATTAGTTACGAGGCTGCAATTATTTAAAACGAATGGAGAAGCCAGGAGAATGATTTTAGCCGGAGGCATCAAGATTAATCAGGAAAAAATAAATGATGTGCATCTAGTATTTAAACCGGAGGACGGTATGATTATCCAAGTTGGAAAAAGACGTTTTATTAAAATCAGGTGCTGA